From Mya arenaria isolate MELC-2E11 chromosome 1, ASM2691426v1, a single genomic window includes:
- the LOC128226019 gene encoding polypeptide N-acetylgalactosaminyltransferase 5-like, translated as MFPRQLRRLGLRLCVVIGLFWLGTVFLGLKMSLDNVNNTQIDLNVNNFLEIEEKRALLNANIHNNIESRKWVSANNSNDQISSVPKPFENKPIKENKNSTKVVPDKLEPNGSGKEAYEDDVAQIGAPVDRADKDRPLDAPGEMGKPVYIAKEKLTKEQQADFDKGWQDNAFNRYASDMISLHRALPDVRAETCKTINYGTNLPSACVIIIFHNEAWSVLLRTIHSVIDRSEPNLLKQIIVVDDFSDFDHLKDPLQEYIDQLDKVTLVRAHERSGLIRARLMGFDKCTAAVAIFLDSHCETTEGWLLPLLARINENETNVLVPVIDVIDQDTFSYGYRQNPDAKDMLVGGFDWGLLFNWHPVPELELNRIEYKTNVPVRTPTMAGGLFAISSNFFTKLGTYDSGFDIWGGENLELSFKTWMCGGTLETIPCSHVGHVFQKRSPYKWDSKRNVVKRNLVRLAEVWLDEFKEYYYQRIGRDLGEFGDVSDRKALREKLQCKSFKWYLNNIYPELFLPGEAVASGEIRNYDRSMCVDARTEPGNNGGKISMYPCHGQGGNQYWLISKEDEIRRDENCLDATDGTLLKVIPCHGQKGHQVFKYREDDTIYNPAYGKCLEMSWDAQSVNMAPCVASSRQKWKMLRKKPDLPGRV; from the exons ATGTTTCCAAGACAGCTCAGACGTCTCGGATTACGATTGTGTGTTGTTATAGGACTGTTTTGGTTGGGGACTGTGTTTTTAggtttaaaaatgtcattggataatgttaacaatactCAAATAGATTTGAACGTAAATAACTTTTTAGAAATAGAAGAGAAAAGGGctcttttaaatgcaaatattcataataatatagaaTCTCGTAAATGGGTAAGTGCAAATAATAGCAATGATCAGATATCAAGTGTACCGAAACCGTTTGAAAATAAACcaatcaaagaaaataaaaactcCACTAAAGTCGTTCCTGACAAACTCGAACCAAACGGAAGTGGTAAAGAAGCCTACGAGGATGATGTGGCACAGATAGGAGCTCCAGTTGATCGAGCTGACAAGGACAGACCCCTCGATGCCCCGG GCGAGATGGGCAAACCCGTGTACATTGCCAAAGAAAAACTGACCAAGGAGCAGCAAGCGGACTTCGACAAGGGATGGCAAGACAACGCCTTTAACCGTTACGCCAGTGATATGATATCTCTGCATAGGGCACTTCCGGATGTACGGGCTGAAAC ttgcAAGACGATAAATTACGGCACAAACCTCCCCAGTGCATGTGTCATAATCATTTTTCACAACGAGGCTTGGAGCGTTCTTTTGCGAACCATTCACAGCGTTATCGACCGATCCGAGCCGAAccttttaaaacagataattgTTGTGGATGATTTTTCTGACTTTG ATCATCTGAAGGATCCACTCCAAGAGTACATCGACCAGTTGGACAAAGTGACATTGGTACGGGCACATGAGAGGTCCGGGCTCATAAGGGCTCGGCTCATGGGCTTCGACAAGTGCACAGCAGCGGTGGCCATCTTCCTTGACTCACATTGTGAAACTACGGAAG GATGGCTTCTGCCTCTGCTTGCCCGTATCAacgaaaatgaaacaaacgtTCTAGTTCCGGTAATTGACGTTATTGATCAGGATACGTTTTCATACGGGTATAGACAAAACCCAGATGCTAAGGACATGcttgttggtggttttgattggGGGCTATTGTTCAATTGGCATCCGGTCCCTGAGCTGGAGCTGAACAGAATCGAATATAAAACTAATGTACCTGTACG AACTCCGACAATGGCAGGTGGGTTATTTGCCATCAGTAGTAATTTTTTCACAAAGCTTGGAACATATGACAGTGGATTCGACATTTGGGGTGGGGAAAACCTAGAGCTCTCGTTCAAAACGTGGATGTGCGGGGGTACGCTTGAGACGATCCCCTGCTCACATGTTGGTCACGTGTTCCAGAAGAGAAGTCCATACAAGTGGGACTCGAAGAGGAATGTGGTGAAGAGAAACTTGGTCCGCCTCGCGGAAGTTTGGCTGGATGAGTTCAAGGAATATTACTACCAAAGGATCGGGAGAGACCTG GGGGAGTTCGGTGATGTGAGTGATCGCAAAGCATTGCGGGAAAAGCTTCAGTGTAAGAGCTTTAAATGGTATCTGAACAACATCTACCCTGAACTGTTTCTACCGGGGGAAGCCGTAGCATCTGGAGAG ATTCGCAACTACGATCGCTCAATGTGTGTGGACGCGCGCACGGAGCCGGGTAATAACGGAGGGAAAATATCAATGTACCCGTGCCACGGCCAGGGCGGGAACCAG TATTGGTTGATTAGCAAGGAGGATGAAATCAGGCGTGACGAGAATTGCTTGGACGCTACTGACGGCACACTGTTGAAG GTCATACCGTGTCATGGCCAGAAAGGACACCAAGTCTTCAAGTACAGAGAG GACGACACTATCTACAATCCTGCGTACGGCAAGTGTCTCGAGATGTCATGGGACGCCCAAAGTGTAAACATGGCGCCGTGTGTCGCTAGCAGTCGGCAAAAGTGGAAAATGCTGCGCAAAAAGCCGGACCTTCCGGGACGGgtgtaa
- the LOC128246354 gene encoding uncharacterized protein LOC128246354 isoform X2: MRGCGVEKISTKRRAKWQEIATVVSHEFTAPRSSEQCRKKFQNVKGRSINKVSGLRHPPTGGGPSAVLSVAESCVADHLATHEVVTGIGGGFDSDDLEQIFRASKPASMIMADEPTSEATIPETSGAKRKIVTTEQSTINELTAENLSLDNVRIREETKKIKLQMDLLLEQKNALISVKEMADAAKSYYLQRSSIEFNSGNPFVDSFTFNK, from the exons ATGAGAGGGTGTGGTGTTGAAAAAATTTCAACTAAACGCCGGGCAAAGTGGCAAGAGATTGCCACTGTTGTAAGCCA tGAATTTACAGCTCCACGTTCTTCGGAACAGTGCCGgaagaaatttcaaaatgtaaaaggACGTT CCATCAACAAAGTCAGTGGGCTGCGGCATCCACCAACAGGAGGGGGCCCATCGGCTGTATTGTCCGTGGCAGAGTCGTGTGTGGCAGACCATCTTGCCACACACGAAGTTGTCACGGGCATTGGCGGAGGATTTGATTCAGATG ACCTTGAACAAATTTTTCGGGCCTCGAAACCGGCCTCAATGATCATGGCAGATGAGCCAACGTCTGAGGCCACTATCCCAGAAACATCAGGag caaaaagaaaaattgtcacCACGGAGCAGTCCacaataaatgaattaactGCAGAAAACCTATCGCTTGACAATGTCAGGATTAGGGAGGAGACCAAAAAAATCAAGCTCCAGATGGACCTATTATTAgaacaaaaaaatgcacttatttCAGTGAAGGAAATGGCTGATGCTGCCAAAAGTTATTATTTACAAAGGTCTTCCATTGAGTTTAATTCAGGAAATCCTTTTGTAGATTCctttacttttaataaataa
- the LOC128246354 gene encoding uncharacterized protein LOC128246354 isoform X3, whose protein sequence is MITSAGARTRRYITDRRIMDSTAINKVSGLRHPPTGGGPSAVLSVAESCVADHLATHEVVTGIGGGFDSDDLEQIFRASKPASMIMADEPTSEATIPETSGGPLKSCRQKTGKAKRKIVTTEQSTINELTAENLSLDNVRIREETKKIKLQMDLLLEQKNALISVKEMADAAKSYYLQRSSIEFNSGNPFVDSFTFNK, encoded by the exons ATGATTACGTCAGCAGGTGCTCGCACGCGCCGTTACATCACTGACAGACGGATAATGGACTCGACAg CCATCAACAAAGTCAGTGGGCTGCGGCATCCACCAACAGGAGGGGGCCCATCGGCTGTATTGTCCGTGGCAGAGTCGTGTGTGGCAGACCATCTTGCCACACACGAAGTTGTCACGGGCATTGGCGGAGGATTTGATTCAGATG ACCTTGAACAAATTTTTCGGGCCTCGAAACCGGCCTCAATGATCATGGCAGATGAGCCAACGTCTGAGGCCACTATCCCAGAAACATCAGGag GTCCATTGAAGTCGTGCAGACAAAAGACCGGGAAAG caaaaagaaaaattgtcacCACGGAGCAGTCCacaataaatgaattaactGCAGAAAACCTATCGCTTGACAATGTCAGGATTAGGGAGGAGACCAAAAAAATCAAGCTCCAGATGGACCTATTATTAgaacaaaaaaatgcacttatttCAGTGAAGGAAATGGCTGATGCTGCCAAAAGTTATTATTTACAAAGGTCTTCCATTGAGTTTAATTCAGGAAATCCTTTTGTAGATTCctttacttttaataaataa
- the LOC128246354 gene encoding uncharacterized protein LOC128246354 isoform X1, translated as MRGCGVEKISTKRRAKWQEIATVVSHEFTAPRSSEQCRKKFQNVKGRSINKVSGLRHPPTGGGPSAVLSVAESCVADHLATHEVVTGIGGGFDSDDLEQIFRASKPASMIMADEPTSEATIPETSGGPLKSCRQKTGKAKRKIVTTEQSTINELTAENLSLDNVRIREETKKIKLQMDLLLEQKNALISVKEMADAAKSYYLQRSSIEFNSGNPFVDSFTFNK; from the exons ATGAGAGGGTGTGGTGTTGAAAAAATTTCAACTAAACGCCGGGCAAAGTGGCAAGAGATTGCCACTGTTGTAAGCCA tGAATTTACAGCTCCACGTTCTTCGGAACAGTGCCGgaagaaatttcaaaatgtaaaaggACGTT CCATCAACAAAGTCAGTGGGCTGCGGCATCCACCAACAGGAGGGGGCCCATCGGCTGTATTGTCCGTGGCAGAGTCGTGTGTGGCAGACCATCTTGCCACACACGAAGTTGTCACGGGCATTGGCGGAGGATTTGATTCAGATG ACCTTGAACAAATTTTTCGGGCCTCGAAACCGGCCTCAATGATCATGGCAGATGAGCCAACGTCTGAGGCCACTATCCCAGAAACATCAGGag GTCCATTGAAGTCGTGCAGACAAAAGACCGGGAAAG caaaaagaaaaattgtcacCACGGAGCAGTCCacaataaatgaattaactGCAGAAAACCTATCGCTTGACAATGTCAGGATTAGGGAGGAGACCAAAAAAATCAAGCTCCAGATGGACCTATTATTAgaacaaaaaaatgcacttatttCAGTGAAGGAAATGGCTGATGCTGCCAAAAGTTATTATTTACAAAGGTCTTCCATTGAGTTTAATTCAGGAAATCCTTTTGTAGATTCctttacttttaataaataa